Below is a window of Planctomycetia bacterium DNA.
AGCGCGATGAAAATCTCCATCACTGCCCAAGGCAATTTAGAACTTTCGGGAACGATGGCCAAACTTTCGGGCGCCGCAGAGGTCTCCATCAAAGGCGCTATCGTACTCATCAACTAAATATGTTCGTTACCCTGCAAATCACTTCCGGGCCGCTCACAGGTCGCAAGGCGCACTTGCGCGCGGGACAAACGCTCAAGGTCGGCCGCACCGAATGGGCCGACTTCTCCGTACCGCCCGACGCGCAAATGGCCGAAGTGCATTTCGCTTTAGCGTGTCACGCGGGCGCCTGCACGATTCGCGACTTGAGCGCCACGACGGGCCTGACCGTCAACGGTGCGAAGGTCTCCGAGGCCGTCGTCCGCGCCGGCGATGTGATCGAGGCCGGCACGACCAAGTTCGCGGTGCGCATTGAAGAGCCAACGTCGGCGGGCGGCACAGCGGCGGCGACCGCAGTGGGCGTAGGCGCGGTGGCCGTGGCGGTCGGAAGCGTGGGAGCAGCCAGCAGCGGCTACGAAAAAATCGTTACGCCGCTCGCCATCGAAGTCTGTAAGCGATTGTCGCTCGA
It encodes the following:
- a CDS encoding FHA domain-containing protein, with product MFVTLQITSGPLTGRKAHLRAGQTLKVGRTEWADFSVPPDAQMAEVHFALACHAGACTIRDLSATTGLTVNGAKVSEAVVRAGDVIEAGTTKFAVRIEEPTSAGGTAAATAVGVGAVAVAVGSVGAASSGYEKIVTPLAIEVCKRLSL